The following proteins are encoded in a genomic region of Oryza brachyantha chromosome 11, ObraRS2, whole genome shotgun sequence:
- the LOC102700475 gene encoding protein RICE SALT SENSITIVE 3-like codes for MVGSGAAGGGGGGDHARSKEAAGMMALHEALRNVCLNSDWTYSVFWTIRPRPRCRGGNGCKVGDDNGSLMLMWEDGFCRPRVAECLEDIDGEDPVRKAFSKMSIQLYNYGEGLMGKVASDKCHKWVFKEPSECEPNIANYWQSSFDALPPEWTDQFASGIQTIAVIQAGHGLLQLGSCKIIPEDLHFVLRMRHMFESLGYQSGFFLSQLFSSSRGTSPSPSFPLKQQPPQAARAPPQLFNWPGQPQLPPTAAAAASPLFPPGPAAFHPSRPMPPFPGGGNKDESHMFHLPPAGHHAAKQPHMDEHHQQQPMAPGGGEAPEGDLKWPNGLSFFTALTGRTDDAKLLFGGGAGAGGADDGQHKTTTAQDAHGGAENVEEYLSLESHSSKARRMENAQSSKFKRSFTLPARMSSSTSTSPSVSASTAPAPPQQQGMEYRGPHEGGVYSDLMETFLE; via the exons ATGGTGGGCTCCGGGGCGGcaggcgggggaggaggaggagatcacgCGCGGAGCAAAGAAGCCGCCGGGATGATGGCGCTCCACGAGGCCCTCCGCAACGTCTGCCTCAACTCCGACTGGACCTACTCCGTCTTCTGGACCATCCGTCCTCGCCC gcGGTGCCGCGGCGGCAACGGGTGCAAGGTCGGCGACGACAACGGCAGCCT GATGCTGATGTGGGAGGACGGGTTCTGCCGGCCGAGGGTGGCGGAGTGCCTGGAGGAcatcgacggcgaggaccCGGTGCGGAAGGCGTTCAGCAAGATGTCCATCCAGCTCTACAACTACGGAGAAGG GCTGATGGGAAAGGTGGCGTCCGATAAATGTCACAAATGGGTCTTCAAGGAACCTTCTGAATGCGAGCCCAACATCGCCAACTACTGGCAGAGCTCTTTTGATGCC CTTCCTCCCGAATGGACTGATCAGTTCGCCTCTGGCATCCAG ACCATAGCTGTGATCCAAGCTGGCCATGGCCTTCTTCAGCTGGGCTCTTGCAAGATT ATACCCGAGGATCTGCACTTCGTGCTGCGGATGCGACACATGTTCGAGTCGCTCGGCTACCAGTCGGGCTTCTTCCTCTCCCAGCTCTTCTCCTCGTCGCGGgggacctcgccgtcgccgtcgttcccgctcaagcagcagccgccgcaggccgcgcgtgcgccgccgcagctgtTCAACTGGCCGGGGCAGCCGCAGCTCCCGCccacagccgccgccgccgcgtcgccgctctTCCCGCCTGGACCGGCCGCGTTCCACCCGTCCAGGCCGATGCCGCCGTTCCCGGGCGGCGGAAACAAGGACGAGAGCCACATGTTCCACCTCCCGCCGGCGGGTCACCACGCCGCCAAGCAGCCGCACATGGACgagcaccaccagcagcagccgatggcgcccggcggcggtgaggcccCCGAAGGCGACCTCAAATGGCCCAACGGGCTGTCGTTCTTCACCGCGCTCACCGGCCGCACGGACGACGCGAAGCTCctgttcggcggcggcgccggcgccggcggcgctgatGACGGGCAGCacaagacgacgacggcgcaggACGCGCACGGTGGCGCCGAGAACGTGGAGGAGTACCTGAGCCTGGAGAGCCACTCGAGCAAGGCGAGGAGGATGGAGAACGCACAGAGCTCCAAGTTCAAGAGGAGCTTCACGTTGCCGGCTAGGATGAgctcgtcgacgtcgacctcgccgtccgtgtcggcctcgacggcgccggcgccgccgcagcagcaagGAATGGAGTACAGGGGCCCACACGAGGGCGGCGTCTACTCAGACCTAATGGAGACGTTCTTGGAGTAG